From the genome of Candidatus Fermentibacter sp., one region includes:
- the rplF gene encoding 50S ribosomal protein L6: MSRIGRLPIAIPKGVTVTLDGSDMKIKGPRGEAVHVIPAGISGKIEGSSISLERETDTVELKRMHGVTRAHIANKVKGVSEGHTITLVVNGKGFQGEVKGRVVEMQIGLSHRVLVEIPAGIEVKLTPGQNTFTLVVTGANRELTGSFASVLYKLRPVEPYNMIGFRYSDQVVRRKAAKTTK, encoded by the coding sequence ATGTCACGCATAGGCAGGCTGCCGATCGCGATCCCGAAGGGCGTGACCGTCACCCTCGACGGATCCGACATGAAGATCAAGGGTCCCAGGGGAGAAGCAGTCCACGTCATCCCCGCGGGGATCTCCGGGAAGATCGAAGGCTCGTCCATCTCCCTCGAGAGGGAGACGGACACCGTCGAACTCAAGCGGATGCACGGCGTAACCAGGGCGCACATCGCGAACAAGGTGAAGGGCGTGTCGGAAGGCCACACCATCACTCTGGTCGTGAACGGGAAGGGATTCCAGGGCGAGGTCAAGGGCAGGGTCGTCGAGATGCAGATAGGGCTCTCCCACAGGGTCCTCGTCGAGATCCCGGCGGGCATCGAGGTCAAGCTGACCCCCGGCCAGAACACGTTCACCCTGGTTGTCACGGGGGCCAACCGCGAGCTCACGGGCTCGTTCGCCTCCGTGCTGTACAAACTCAGGCCCGTCGAGCCATACAACATGATCGGCTTCAGGTACTCCGATCAGGTGGTGCGGCGCAAGGCCGCCAAGACAACGAAGTAG
- the rplR gene encoding 50S ribosomal protein L18, with protein sequence MAGLTSTQKLRRRHLRVRRKVSGTAERPRLCVHRTNRHMVANIVDDSTGRTLLSVTSTADYFDGDRTGTKTEQAGRLGLVVARRALEIGIESVVFDRGGHPYHGRVKALAEKAREGGLRF encoded by the coding sequence ATGGCCGGACTCACAAGCACCCAGAAACTCAGGCGGCGTCACCTCCGCGTGCGCAGGAAGGTCTCGGGGACCGCGGAGCGCCCGCGGCTCTGCGTCCACCGGACGAACCGGCACATGGTGGCGAACATCGTGGACGATTCGACCGGACGCACGCTCCTCAGCGTGACCTCGACCGCCGACTACTTCGACGGCGACCGTACCGGAACCAAGACCGAACAGGCGGGAAGACTCGGGCTCGTCGTGGCCCGAAGAGCCCTCGAGATCGGGATAGAATCCGTGGTTTTCGACCGTGGCGGCCATCCGTACCACGGACGAGTCAAGGCTCTTGCCGAGAAGGCCCGCGAGGGCGGTCTCAGGTTCTGA